A genome region from Triticum aestivum cultivar Chinese Spring chromosome 2B, IWGSC CS RefSeq v2.1, whole genome shotgun sequence includes the following:
- the LOC123043007 gene encoding NAC domain-containing protein 82, producing MEMPPLPPGYRFHPTDVELTLYYLKRKLLGKKLLCNAVAEVDIYKHAPWDLPAKSSMPTGDLQWYFFCTRGRKYSVGQRANRSTEGGYWKATGKDRQVVYENRTVGMKRTLVFHAGKAPKGTRTDWVMYEYRLVQGEIPDAGVRLDDSVLCKVHKKSGPGPKIGEQYGAPFEEEEEELNDKNGDTSCLSPSAPPAAPHSAPGPSHGGMLNSAGQQLAAASHSGGDSLSVSPANNSNTSGARPDRASRLDVNWDSIHVEQLADIIGRLSTNPAGQDGQSSDLTTANQDTEAVFDDSETIFEITDQVVPSSLCSSLCKQCDKCGVRLVDPLLEPAAGEPYMELNDLLSQCRAAGHAPDGSSSQAVVVSNGEGPALDLELRLGVESSESVGHSSGAVSAAASGSGAPSS from the exons ATGGAGATGCCGCCGCTCCCTCCTGGATACCGCTTCCACCCAACCGACGTCGAGCTCACCCTCTACTATCTCAAGAGGAAGCTGCTGGGAAAAAAGCTGCTCTGCAACGCTGTTGCAGAAGTTGATATCTACAAGCACGCCCCCTGGGATCTCCCAG CGAAATCGTCTATGCCGACCGGGGATCTCCAGTGGTACTTCTTTTGCACCCGTGGCAGAAAGTACTCTGTTGGCCAAAGAGCTAACCGTTCAACCGAAGGTGGGTACTGGAAGGCTACTGGAAAGGACAGGCAGGTGGTGTATGAAAATCGCACTGTTGGGATGAAGAGGACCCTGGTGTTTCACGCTGGCAAGGCGCCCAAGGGTACAAGAACCGACTGGGTCATGTATGAATATAGGCTCGTCCAAGGTGAAATACCTGACGCTGGTGTTAGACTG GATGATTCCGTTCTCTGCAAAGTCCATAAGAAGAGCGGTCCAGGTCCCAAGATTGGGGAACAATACGGCGCCCCAtttgaggaagaggaagaggaattgAATGATAAGAATGGGGACACTTCCTGTTTATCCCCGTCCGCGCCCCCTGCTGCGCCCCATTCCGCCCCTGGACCAAGTCACGGTGGCATGTTGAACTCCGCGGGTCAACAACTGGCCGCCGCTAGTCACAGCGGTGGGGATTCCTTGTCTGTTTCGCCAGCAAATAACAGCAACACCAGTGGTGCCCGTCCTGACAGGGCCTCTCGTCTGGATGTTAACTGGGACAGCATACATGTAGAGCAGCTAGCTGATATCATCGGTCGTCTTTCGACAAATCCTGCAGGCCAAGATGGACAATCG TCTGATTTGACGACCGCTAACCAGGACACCGAAGCAGTGTTTGATGACAGCGAAACAATATTTGAAATAACGGACCAGGTTGTCCCTTCCTCACTGTGTAGCAGCCTTTGCAAGCAGTGTGACAAGTGTGGCGTGCGGCTGGTTGACCCTTTGCTGGAACCGGCGGCGGGAGAGCCGTACATGGAGCTGAATGACCTGCTGTCACAGTGCCGTGCTGCCGGGCATGCTCCAGATGGCAGCAGCAGCCAGGCGGTGGTGGTGTCGAATGGTGAGGGCCCTGCGCTGGATCTGGAGCTGAGGCTTGGGGTCGAGTCTTCTGAAAGCGTTGGCCATAGTAGCGGTGCCGTGTCTGCGGCGGCTTCTGGATCAGGGGCGCCGTCTAGCTAG
- the LOC123043008 gene encoding cytochrome c — protein MASFGEAPAGNAASGEKIFKTKCAQCHTVERGGAHKQGPNLSGLFGRQSGTTAGYAYSTANKSMAVVWEENTLYDYLLNPKKYIPGTKMVFPGLKKPQERADLIAYLKKSTA, from the exons aTGGCATCGTTCGGCGAGGCGCCGGCGGGCAACGCGGCGAGCGGGGAGAAGATCTTCAAGACCAAGTGCGCGCAGTGCCACACGGTGGAGCGCGGCGGCGCCCACAAGCAGGGGCCCAACCTCAGCGGCCTCTTCGGCCGCCAGTCCGGCACCACCGCCGGCTACGCCTACTCCACCGCCAACAAGAGCATGGCCGTCGTCTGGGAGGAAAACACCCTCTACGACTACCTCCTCAATCCTAAGaag TACATCCCTGGGACCAAGATGGTGTTCCCGGGCCTCAAGAAGCCGCAGGAGCGCGCCGACCTCATCGCATACCTCAAGAAATCCACCGCTTAA
- the LOC123043009 gene encoding peroxidase 47, whose product MGKATMNIKRQRSTSVTTAALASVLMLLLAAAGGVAAQGRGGGGYGGGGGGYGGGGGGGYGGGGGGYGGGGRYGGGGYSGGGGGGRGGGGGYGGGGGYGYDGGYGDYQGGGGGGGDGMGPPGGDGLSMEYYSMTCPYADEIVRDVVSGALAKDPTLAASLLRLHFHDCFVRGCDASVLLDSTKAHGTAEKDALTNKSLRGFQVIDAVKAALEAQCPATVSCADVLALAARDSVYMAGGPYYDVPTGRKDGSLSRADDTSALPAATLKAAELIKVFVGDHGFTVPELVALSGGHTLGQAHCANFKNRLSGFGKAGNGVDPTLEAVMAASLAKTCKAAGDGGTAKLDATSNAFDVEYFKGLQTRRGLLTSDQTLLTGSPETAMYVNQFADSPDAFFETFVQGMGRMGQLDLNPDGNVRLNCRALN is encoded by the coding sequence ATGGGCAAGGCCACGATGAACATCAAGCGGCAGCGTTCCACTAGTGTCACCACTGCTGCCCTAGCGTCCGTGCTCATGCTGCTcctggcggcggctggcggcgtagccgcacaaggaagaggaggaggaggctacggtggcggcggaggaggatatggtggtggtggaggtggtgggtatggaggaggaggaggaggatacgGTGGTGGTGGAAGGTATGGAGGAGGAGGATatagtggtggtggcggcggcggacgaggaggaggaggaggatacgGTGGTGGCGGTGGGTACGGATACGACGGTGGATACGGTGACTATCAagggggaggcggaggcggaggtgacGGCATGGGCCCTCCCGGTGGTGACGGTCTGAGCATGGAGTACTACTCCATGACGTGCCCGTACGCCGACGAGATCGTTCGCGACGTGGTGAGCGGCGCGCTTGCCAAGGACCCCACCCTGGCGGCGTCGCTGCTCCGGCTccacttccacgactgcttcgtccgCGGCTGCGACGCCTCTGTGCTCCTCGACTCCACCAAGGCCCACGGCACCGCCGAGAAGGACGCGCTCACCAACAAGTCCCTGCGCGGCTTCCAGGTCATCGACGCCGTCAAGGCCGCCCTCGAGGCGCAGTGCCCCGCcaccgtctcctgcgccgacgtgCTCGCCCTCGCCGCCCGGGACTCCGTCTACATGGCCGGCGGGCCCTACTACGACGTGCCCACGGGCCGCAAGGACGGCTCCCTCTCCCGCGCCGACGACACCtccgcgctccccgccgccacgCTCAAGGCGGCCGAGCTCATCAAGGTCTTCGTCGGCGACCAcggcttcacggtgccggagcTCGTCGCGCTCTCCGGCGGACACACGCTCGGCCAGGCCCACTGCGCCAACTTCAAGAACCGGCTCAGCGGCTTCGGCAAGGCGGGCAACGGGGTCGACCCCACGCTGGAGGCAGTGATGGCGGCGTCCCTGGCCAAGACCTGCAaggccgccggcgacggcggcacGGCCAAGCTCGACGCCACCAGCAACGCCTTCGACGTGGAGTACTTCAAGGGCCTGCAGACCAGGAGGGGGCTGCTGACGTCCGACCAGACGCTGCTCACCGGGTCGCCGGAGACGGCCATGTATGTGAATCAGTTCGCCGACAGCCCGGACGCCTTCTTCGAGACGTTCGTGCAGGGGATGGGGAGGATGGGGCAGCTGGACCTCAACCCCGACGGCAACGTCAGGCTCAACTGCAGAGCGCTCAACTAG